The following nucleotide sequence is from Rhodospirillales bacterium.
CCTTGCGATGTTTTGCGTTTTTTTAAGAATGCGAAGACATCTGTTTCGGGAGCGAGATTGATAGCGATTTCATCGCCTTCACGCCAGTAGGATGAGATTTGCAAGATTGATGGGCCGCTGAGGCCGCGATGGGTGAAGAGCAGGCCCTCGCAAAAAGTGGTTTGATTGCAGGTGACGCTGGCTTTGACTGACAGGCCGCTTAAGGCGCGGCAGCGCTCCAGCAATGTGGTTTGAAATGTAAGGGGTACGAGTGCGGGGGCGGTTTCTATGACATTGATGCCGAAGCGCCGAGCGACATCGTAGCCGAATTTGCTGGCACCGATTTTGGGAATTGACAGGCCGCCCGTCGCAATGACAAGGGATTGGCAGGCAGCGGTTCCTCGTGAAGTGCTCAGGTAATAGTGGTCTTTAGCGTATTCAATGGTTTCAACGGTTGTTTCATTATTGATTTTAACGTCTGCTTTGCTGCATTCACTCAGCAGCATGTCGATAATTTGTTGCGCAGAATCGTCGCAGAAAAGCTGGCCGAGTTTCTTTTCGTGATAGCCAATACCGTGTTTTTCAACCAAAGCAATGAAGTCCTGGGGTGTGAATTGCTTGAGTGCGGATTTGCAAAAATGCGGGTTTGTGGAGATGTAGTTTTCGGGCTTCGTATGGATGTTTGTGAAATTACAGCGCCCGCCGCCGGAGATGCGGATTTTTTCCGCCAACTTTGCGGCATGATCGATCAGCCAGACTTTGCGGCCGCGCTTGCCTGCTTCGATGGCGCACATTAACCCGGCTGCGCCTGCTCCAACAATGATTACATCATATTGGGTTTTCATGTTTTGCGTTGTATCATAATTTCATGGATTGGGTGGTTTATATTTTAAAGTGTGGTGACGGGAGCCTGTATACGGGTATTACCAATGATTTTCCTGCACGTGTGGCAGCGCATGAGGCGGGAACGGCTGCGAAATATACGAAAGGGCGCGGGCCGTTTGCGCTTGTGTATCAAGAGCTTTGCGAGGATCGTAGCGCGGCGTCCAAGCGTGAGATGCAGGTTAAAAAATTGAGTCGGGCGGAAAAGCTGCAGCTTTGTGGGCTTTAATAGTGTGGGGGTTTATTGCGTGCGGCGTACTCGGTTGCCGAGAGCGGTTTTTCGTTGTTATTGTCTTCTGCGGAGCTGCTGATTTTGTCTTGCAGTTTGCGGATTTGTTTTTTAAGGGCTTCGATATCACGACCTTGCGTAATGACCATATCGCTTAGATCATTAATCTGCTGTTCCTGATGGGCGAGGGTTTCTTCAACTTTATTGAGGGCGGTGTTGTTCATGAGGTGATTCTTTCATTTCTTCAAGTTCAAGCCATCGGGTTTCATAGCGTTCGAGCCGTGCTTGTTCTTCGGAGAGCGCCTTTGTTGCATTGTGGAAACCGTCTGGATCGCGTTTGTAAAAATCTGCATCGGCGAGTCTTTCGGATAGATCGGCAATTTCTTTTTCTGCTTTTTCGATTTTAGCCGGGAGTTGTTTAAGTTCGCGCTCAAGTTTATAGGTCAGGCGCTGGCGTTTGACTGGCAGCTTTGGTTTTTCAGCTTCTACCGGTTTTTCTTGCGGTGGTTTTTGTGCAGCATTTTTCTTTTCAGGTTTGGGAAAAACGCTTGCATTATGCTGTGCGAGGTAATCTGAGTATCCGCCGATGCAGCGCTCAATTTTGCCATCTCCTTTGAAGGTGAGAATTTTGGTGACGGTTTGGTCGAGAAAATCGCGGTCGTGGGAGACGACAATCAACGTGCCTTTATATTGTGAGAGGATTTCTTCGAGCATGTCGAGCGTATCCATATCGAGATCGTTGGTTGGTTCATCGAGAATTAGACAGGTTTTGGGGCTGGCCAGGATTTTGGCCAGCATCAGGCGGTTTTTCTGGCCGCCGGAAAGCTGGGAGACTTTATCTTGTGCACGTGATGGGTCGAACATGAAATCCTTCAAATAGCCGCAGACATGGCGTTGCTTACCCATGACGTCGATGTAATCGCCGCCGGAGGGAGAGAGAGTTTTTTTGAGTGTATCGGTGGGATCCAGGTCGCTGCGTTTTTGGTCAAAATAGGAAAATTCAAGCTCTTTGCGGGTTTTGACGCGGCCTTGGTCGGGCTGTAGCTCACCGAGCAGGAGTTTGAGGAAGGTGGTTTTGCCGGAGCCATTTTTGCCGAGAATGCCAATACGGTCGCCGCGCTGGATGCGCAGGGAGAATTTATCAAGAATTTTGATGTGTTTGCTGTCTTCCTCAAAGGATTTGCAGACATTATAGAATTCCGCGACGATTTTTGAATTGGTTTCGGTGTCCTTGAGTGGTTTGAGGTTTATTTTAGCAGTGGCGCGGCGATAGGCGGCTTCATCGGCTTTGAGCTGGTCGCGCATTTCGCGCATTTGTTCCAGCCTGCGGATATTGCGTTTGCGCCGGGCTTTGACGCCGCGGCTGGCCCATTCGACCTCCATGCCGACAGATTGTTTGCGGTTTTTCAGTTCGCGTTCTTCCTGTTCAAATAGCGCGGTGGACCATTCGTCGAAATATTTAAAACCGCGCGGGCTGATTTTGAGCTGACCGCGGTCAAGCCAGAATACCTGGTTGGTGATGTTGGCGAGAAAGGTGCGGTCGTGACTGATGCACATTAATGTGCCGCGATAGGCTTTGAGATAGGTTTCAAGCCATTCAATGGCTTCGAGGTCGAGATGGTTGGTCGGCTCATCCAGCAGCAGGATGTCAGGTTCTTCGACCAGCGCGCGGGCGAGTCCAGCACGGCGGAGCTGGCCGCCGGAAAGCCTTGTCATCTGGCTTTGCGGGTCGAGATGCAGGGCTTCGGTAATAATATCGACCTTATAGGTGTGAAGTTCTTTTTCTTCAGCTTTCATGTCGGTGAAGATAAAATCGAAGACGTTTTGGCCGTCCTGAGGGATAATATCCTGGTGCAGATAGCCGATGGAGACGCCGACGTCTTCCCAGCGCTCGCCATCGTCGAGGTCTTGCCTGCCAGTGATGATGTTCATCAGCGTGGTTTTGCCTGCGCCGTTCTTGCCGACCAGCGCGATGCGGGAGCCCTGATGGATATTGAAAGACAGGTTTTCGAATACGGGGGTTTCGCTATAACGGACAAGCGCGTCTTTAACGCTGAGAAGAAGTGGTGGCGGCATGGGGATTTATTTAACGGTAAAAACGGTAGTGAGCAACTTAATTTATGTCCAGTAGCAGCCGTGCGCCCTGGCTGGTTTGATTTTGTAAGACGAGATCGCGTTTTAGGCTGAGCGGCTGTTGGCTGGAAATGCTGAGCAGCGTTCCGGCTTCGGTTTGCTGCGCACTCATGATGTATGTATGGCCACCATGGCTGATGTTTTTGCTTGTGGGCGGTTGCCAGAGCGTGTCGTTGATGAGGATTTGAATATCTTGTGGGCTGTCGCTTTGCAAAATTTCATATTGTATATCTTCGTTCGTTTCTAAAATTAAGCGTGCGTGGCCGTCATGAGCCTTAAAGCGGGCTTGCTGAACGGTTGTTGTAAATTTTACCGGATCCGCCGGAGGTGTTAGCTTGGCAGTTGTTTCGGTTTGCGTTTCAGATTTTTTTGTTTCTTCGTTAATTGGTTGAACGACTTTTGCGGCTTTTGTTTCTTCTTTTTGTTCAGGGCTTTGTTCAGGCTTAAAGGGGCCGAATATTTCAGCAGAGTTTCCTGCCGCAGGTGCGATATCTTGTGCGAAAGGTCCGTAGGGCAGCTTTTGTTCAGGTTTTTCATTTTGTCCAAGTGTAAGAATTTGTGCGTATAGGTCATTACCATAGACAAACAGGTCGTCAGGGTTAATCGTTGTTTCATTGTCGAGGAGCCGGACGCCTTTATGGGAGGGGTCTGCTTGAATTTTGTAGCGGCCCGGTTTGATGAATTCGAAGGCGTAGTAACCGTCAAAGGCGCTGACGCTCTTACCAACTTTTTCATTGTTTTCGTCGAAGAGTTCTAGCGTTAGCCCTGCAACAATTCTGTCATTGTCACCACGCAGTACCGTTCCTTCAATTGCGCCGGTTTCTACGATTGGGAAAGAGACTTCGATGACACTGCCTTTAGCAGGCACGGCGCTGAAACCGTTTGTGGCCGGTATAAAATAAGGATCTTCCAGCGATGATGGATCAATTTGAAAATTGGTCAGACGATCGGCCGGGGCGTTGGCTATAATCATGCCATTTTCATCGGCTGTGATTTGTGAATTTGTGGTGCCGATTCGCAGGCGCGCATCCGGCAGAGGCTCATCGCCTTCTCCAAATACGCCATCTAGATCTTTATCGAGGAAGACTTGCGCACGTACTGGAGAGTATTCGCGTTTTTGATCGCTGCTAAAGCCATAGCGGCCATCGGGGGTGTAAGGGTTGAGGGATGTTGTCGCACGAAGGATAAAATCCCATCCTTCCCCGCGTTGGTAGCGGCTTTCGAGTGTTCCAAGTATCGTATCGAAATCATAGCCCACCTGTAGTCCGGCGTTGTAGTCGGATGTTTGGAAATTATGGCCAAGCGTCAAGGAGCCTTGATATTTTTCATCCGGGCGATAGCGTAATTCTGAATTAAAGCTGCCGAAATCGAATTTGGGATAAATATCGTAACCAAAGGTACCGCGCAATTGCCAGTCCTTTTCGCGCCATGTTGTTGTGAAGCTTCCGGTGGAGCGTTCGTGGCTATAATCATTTAATCGTGTTGATGTATTGTGGCTGAGCCTTAAACCTGCTCTGGACAATGTTTGTGCGGTATCAATTGTTGTGATTGGCAGGCTGGATTTACGTTCTGTATGTGTAGTATTTAGGCGCAGCCCTAACGGGAGGGTTGCTATTTTAAATGTTTTATTGAGTTGCGCTTTGGCTTCAAAGGTTTTGTGATTATTGCCGAACCCTGCATCCTGGCTTTCAAAGTCATTGAAGAATGCTGCACCAAAGTTGCTCCGCACACCAAGGAATTTAGTGATGTAGTCCAGAGCGAGGGCGTTACCTCCGCCGATTTCATTATAGGCTTCGGCGTCAACTAATCCTATCGGCGTACTTATTGACGCTCCTGCTGTCATATAGGTATGGTCTTTGTCTTGCTCGGGGAGCTGTGCATAGTTGCCGAAAACGGTAAGCCATTCGTTGACGCCGTAAGATGTTTCAAGGTTTTTGACGACACCGCGTGGTTCGGTACGCGGGGCGTTATCCAGCAGGATAAATTCTCGGTCCGCATCCAGAAAGCCTGCTTTATAAATGAAGGATCCCGGCGAAAGCATGTTGCCGCCAGCCGTGTAGCTACGTATGTCTTCGCGCACTTGTCCCTGTGGTCCGAACAGCAGGATTCTGATCTGGTTGTTGCCAAAATTCAGGGTGACATCCTCGAAGAAAAACTGGCCGTTATCCGGGACTGTGCTGAACTCGAGCAGCTCTTCGTTGTTATAAAGCTCTATCTCCCAGCCCGGTGGCCCAATGCCTTCTACTGTGATTTGACTGAATTCATTGAAGCGGTCCCGGTTATCATTGGAAATAATAAGGCCGCGTCCGTTTTCAGTATTGGATATAAGGTTACGTTGGCGCAAACTTACATCGGCGGTTTCGATACTACGAATGCCGGGGACGAGGTAGTCTTTGTCTGCGGATTTGCGGCTGAGCTTGAAGCGAATACTCTCTGGGCGTTCGAGTTTTTTATCTTCGTTCATGCCAATATTAGCAGAGAACTGCGCGATCATTTTGCCAAGCTGTTGGACGCCTGAGAAAATATTTGACCCCGTCAGGGTGTCTTCTTTGTCGTCATATGTGTAAAGCGCCTGAAAGTCCATGACTGGGGACCCGAAGAATTGGTAGGGGTGCTCGCGTTTTGGCAACTTCTTCTTAAGTGCTTCCTGTGTTGCTTTACGAGAGACGACTTTTTCCAGTTTTTCTTCGCGCTCTTTATCACGCATGAAGGATAGTTTTTCTTCTGTTTCGACGATGATCTTGAGGGCCGATAGGTCGATGCTCATGTCGACGGGCCAGATCTGGTTTAATACTTCGAGTTGAACGTAAAGATCATCGGTTGCCAGGTATTCCGAGATTAATATTGCATCGTCGTTTAGGACGGATCTTTGGTTTTTAATGATTATCTCTTTGCGACCGTGGTCAATGGTGAAGTTATTTTCTTCGCGGCCGGCAAAGCCTGTGGCGAGTCCTCGATCTTGTTCGGTGTCGATAAAGAAATTGAATCCGGCAGCCAGTTCGTTAATGGGTAAATAGTACTTACCACCGCGTTCATAGGCAAAAACTGCCTCTGAAATGCGCCATGTCGGAGGGAGCATGACTTCAAAAATAAATTCATTGGGAATGGTTTCTTCTTTGGCATGTGCATCGGGGGGCACGCTTATATACAGGCATGCAACGCTTAAGATAAGCGCCAGTAGGCCTTTTACGGCTTTGTAATAGATTTCAATGGTCTGTTTCCGTATCACTGAAACGTCCCTCGTCCATCTTTTGCGTTTTGCATAAAGCAGTTTCCGAAAGTGAAAACATGCTACCCGTAAAAGATATTAGCAAGCACTATGCCAATGTTGTGGAAAAGGGGATTTTTAGTATAAAATTCAGTCTATTGTAGGGTTGCTGTTGCCTCTGCGAGGGTTTTTCCCGCAAAGTCAGCATCGTTTGGATCAGCACGGTAAGTGATTTTTATGCTGCTACAGTTTGCTGCTGTATTTTCTGATAACGGAATATCAAAATCCAGGTTGCGCATATTTGTTTCTGTGTAAACGGCGATACCGCGCACCTGATGCAAAATAAGCTCTTCACCCTGATTTGTACAAGTGAAGTCAAAATCACCGTATATACTGCGGTTTCCTGTTCTGTCGAGCGTAAAAGCTACGTTCAAGCCCTTATCACTGCGTTTTAGCTGGGCGTTGGAAATGCTGGTTTCAACCTTTAAATCGCCGTGACGCACAAAAACAGGCAATGAAATGGCCGGTTGTACGGCTAGGCGCATTGCTTTTTTATTGCCTGGTTCTGCGTCGAATTTGGCCGGCTTGCTTTCAGAAACAATCCAAAGATGGGAGCGGTATTCTGCTTGCTGTATATTGGCTGGACGGCGCAGGAGCAGGCGAATTTGTTGGGAACCTCCCGGAGGAATTGTGACTCGGCGCGGAGCAAAACGAATCATGTCATCGGCCCAAAGAATATCGCTGTCGTCTTCGCCTTCTTTTATAACGCTCAGCCCTTTTCCTCCGCTCATTCTATATCGCCGCCAACCTAAACGGTAGGTTTGCGGTTCGGCGGTTGTGTTGATGATGGTTAGAATTTCAGAGCGTTTGCTTTCGTCAAAAACCACCCGTTTTAAGCTGACGCGAACGGCGTAAGCTGGCTGGCTGGTCAGCATGAAAACACTAAAGCCTAATATGAGGCATATCCCTACGATCCATACGCTTTTTTGTAGCATTGTGGCGTTTCTCGGCGGTGTTTTTTTTGTTTTCAGGCTCACTTGTAACCTTCCCTTTTTTAACCGTGCAAAATTTGCATCATTTTACTTTTATATTCAATATTTTAAAGAAACTCTACTGAAAATTTGCAAAAATCCTTGTTGTTCCAACATAAGTGCCTTCAGATTGACCTGGTTTTGTGTGAAGTGTTGCGCCAACAGGCACAGTGAAAGAGACTTGTCCGGCTTGGGGGGTAATTGTAACGCGTGTGCCGCCATCGGCAGAAACGAAGTTAAAATTATTTACTGTGACGTTGGTCAAGCCGTTGGTTAAATGTACGGCTGTGTCTTCTATGCTTATGGATACGGGAAAGGCGGAGCCTTTTATCCGCAAGCGTCCGACTTTCGGGGTGCCGCCGGCAAGGCTTAAAGAATTTCCGTCATCAAGAATTAAACGGTTTAAGGACGGGTTTATTGCGGCCCGGCCTGCTGCTTCAGGGTCCATGGCCAGTGTGCCAAAATCTAGGGATGTTGCGACCGTGACTTCAATGGCTCTTACAAGGCGTACGATAATCGGTAAAGTTGCAGTGCTGGCAATTACAGAGCGCAGGGCTAGAGCACTGAACATGCTCAGCGTAACAAGGCTGCCAGTAGCCAGCTTCTTTAGGCTATTTGGCACGGGTTTCTGACTATCTTTGCGCATGCATATCCTATGCTTTTTCCTGCGTTTATATGATGCCGAGCTTAACAATCGCGAATCATTCTAACATGGCTTGGCGATTAAATTAAAAATAAAGCCGACCATAATTGCACTTTGGTCGGCTTTATTTAATTTGTAATGAAAACGTAATGTTTTATAAGCTGACCTTGCCTAGTTATAAGCTGCCGTTACGGCAACGTTGCCTGTGTATGTACCGGCTGCTTGACCTGCGCCTACGTTTAGTGTTCCGCCAAGTTCAAAGCCAGCAACTGTTGCAGCACCCAATGTTACTGTAATGGGGTCGCCGGTAATGGTGCCTGCCGGGTTGTATAAGACGAGAGCATTGACCGTCATTGTGTTCACACCAGAAGAAATCGTTGCTACGTTTGCGACGTCAACCTGAATGTTACGACCTGTGGATCCTTTAAGTGTAAATGTTCCAGGCTGGATTGTACCGCCAATCGATGTTACGCCGCCGGTTACAGAGTTAAAACCGCCATTATCGACTATGATCGTACCGCCAGCACCGGATTCTGTTACGGAACCGAAGTTCAAAGAGTTGTTGGCGGTGATTTGCACCGGGTCTAAAACGATCGCCTGAATGGCGACGCTTGCTGTGGCCGCGTTTGCTGCGCTGCCTAGTGCACCTGCGGCGATTACTGTTGCCGAACTGAGTGCGACCTTTCTAATGGAATTCTTCATTAGATTTCTCCTTTTTTGACTACTTACGACTTAAATTTTTAAGTCCTTATTAGAGTTAATACCCAAACTGATAACACAAAGAGTGATTGTTAAGAACACTATGCCTCGAGTGAGGTTGTGCAGACCTAAATTCACACCATTGTACCTTCTGTTTAGATTAATGCAAGTTGTTTAAGATAAGTTTAATATAGACGTACAACGGTAGTTTTTTTATCTATCCTAAAGGGTTATACGTCTTCTGTAAGCCTTTTCCACTCTAGCTTGTAAAGTTCATATAATTTTTGATTTTTTTTAATTGAATTTGTGCCAATTTTTTTAAATCGGTATTTTTTTGATTGTGTTCTACGCTCTCGTACAGGTTTAGCAATTTTTGGTAGTAGGCGTTGTTTGTTGTTACAATCTTATGTTCTGTTTGAAGTAATGTTTGTTTGTATTTCTCTTCATTTATTTTCGAATCCAGTGTTTTCAGGCTATAGCCTAAAATACGCCGCATGGATAGTTTTGCTGCGTCTTGAGGTATAAAGAGGTGGCTGAAAATAATGCGGCGGGCTTCATGGTGTATTTCGATTGCCGGTATGTAGAAGTCCAAGCCTTTGAGCTGTTCTGGCAGATCTTCCTGATTGATGCCAACATTTAATCCATGAATTTCAATGGTTATTTCGTTATCTAAATTTATTGTTGCCGGGATGGATCGGACAAAGGGCGCGTCTTTATCTATAAAGGCGTAGTGGAGATAGCTGTCAAGAGAATCGAGACGGCCATAGCTTGCCATGCATTGTCCATCGCCTTTGGGACAACGCGCAGTCAGTGAGAGCATTCCTTTATTTGGCGTGTAAATATGATTGTAGTGTGTGCCCAGGATATGATGGTTAAGAGAATCAACTAGCGGTAGCAAAGTGGCGCTGGGTTTTCGCCATTTTTTATGAAGGTTGCAGCGTAAAAGTCGTGTTTTGAAAAAAGTCAGAAGTTCAAGATGATCACGGTTTTGGTCGGGATCTTTGAGGAGTTTGCGCAGTGCATTTGTGTCATCACCCTCTCGTGCTTTAAGCAACATTTTTATTATTGCAGGCTGGTTTGCGTAAAAAAGCCAGGGACATGCTGTGCGGTGTGTTGTGAGCTGGTCTGTCGCATTATAAAGATCCAGCATCGCCTTTATGAGCTTGGTTTGAACGGGACTGGCTTTAGATGCAGTTGACTTGAGTATAAACTGGTCTTTTTTTATACCAATCTCGAATAAATCGTAGGGTAGTAAAAGTTCGTGAGGGATTTGGAAGGCTAGACGAATTTTAAGGTTTTGGTCTGTGTGGGCTGAGATAGAGTTGTTTTGACAGCGAATTTCAATGTCAGGATCTATATAGGCACCATTGGCGGTGAGCGTTTCTGCGATGTTTTGCAGAATTTTTTTGGCTTTTTTATTGTCGGAACTAATGCGAACCAAGATTTAGTATATCCTTGTTACAAACTTAAAAATTATATGCGTATGCTTTCTTACGTGAGATTTTCAGCTATAGTCTTTTTATTCTATAGTTCAAATGTTAAAGCGCAATATACACGTCAATATATGAAAGTCCCAAACATGGAACAAAAAGCCATATCACTTGAAGAAGCCAGTACTTTGGCTGTTCAGCACATGAAACGTAAAAATTACCGTGTGGCGGAAATGGTGTTGCAGGATATTTTATCCTCTGTGCCGGGTCATGGTGACAGTCTCTATTTGCTGGGTCTTGCGCGGTATTATATGGGTAATCTGGATGGTGCGATTGAGCAGATTGAAAAGGCTGTGGAAGATGAAGAGGCGTATGCGGAGTGGTGGTGTAATTATGGCATTATGCTGACGGAGTGCGCGCGCTATGATGAGGCGATCAAGGCTTTTGATAAAGCAATCGCAACGGATGCGGACTACTGCGAATCTTATTGGAACCAGTCGCATGCTTATTGGCTGGCTGGTGAGTATGAAAAGGCCGAGAAAACTGCGCGTAAAGGGGTTGATCTTAAACCTGACAGTGCCGAGGCGTGGCTCAATATGGGTACGGCCGTTGTGCGGCTGGGACGTTTGGAAGAAGCTGTTGAGTGCTGGGAAAAGGCTTTAGAGATTCAGCCCGATTTTGTTTTTGCGTGGAATAATCTGGGTAATGTTTTACGTGAGTTGGGGCGGCTTGAAGAAGCTGCGGACAAATGCCGTAAAGCGCTGGAAATTCAGCCTGATTATCCGCAAGCGCAAAATAATCTGGCGAATGCTTTGATGGATCTGGGAGATCTGCAGGAGTCAGAGCAATTATACCGCCAAGCTGTTACTGGTAAACCTGATTATGCGCAGGCACACAATAATCTGGCGATCAATTTGATTAAGCAATGCCGGTTTGCAGAGGCGATACAGCAGGCGCGGGTCGCGCTATCTTATCAAAAGGACTATTTCGAGGCTCTGTTGTCCTTAAGTACAGCTTGCCGGGCTGTTGGACAGCTTGAGGAAGCTGAAAAAGCTGTGCATCGGGCAACGTTGATTAATCCTGAAAGTGCAGAAGTACGGATTGATTTGGCGGACTTGCTATATATGCAAGATCGTTACGGCGATGCGGAGATTGAACTGGAACGTGCGCGGCGGTTGGCTCCGGATACGCCGCGGCTTTATCTTAAACTTGCTGATGTTTTGCAACGCGGGAATAAGGTCGAGGAGGCTTTGCAGGCGGTCGATAAAGCTGCTCAGCTTAATCCGGAAATGCCTGAGGCCTTTTTGAAAAAAGGTATGATCTGTCATATCTCCAATCGGATTGAAGAGGCGAAGGAGAATTTTGATAAAACGCTGGAAATGAATCCAAAAGCAGCGGGCGCATTTTTGGCCATGGCAGAACTTAGTTTGTCTTTGGGAGAAAAAGAGCAGGCTTATGATTATGTGTGTCGGGCGCAGGAACTTGCGCCAGACTTACCAGCGTTGTTCCTGACGATCAGTAAAACTAAAAA
It contains:
- a CDS encoding NAD(P)/FAD-dependent oxidoreductase — protein: MKTQYDVIIVGAGAAGLMCAIEAGKRGRKVWLIDHAAKLAEKIRISGGGRCNFTNIHTKPENYISTNPHFCKSALKQFTPQDFIALVEKHGIGYHEKKLGQLFCDDSAQQIIDMLLSECSKADVKINNETTVETIEYAKDHYYLSTSRGTAACQSLVIATGGLSIPKIGASKFGYDVARRFGINVIETAPALVPLTFQTTLLERCRALSGLSVKASVTCNQTTFCEGLLFTHRGLSGPSILQISSYWREGDEIAINLAPETDVFAFLKKRKTSQGKQDIQTALSHILPQRLAQSICEAENINGRLADLPDKTLRKLAATTNGWHIKPAGTEGYRTAEVTRQGVDTSALSSKTMEAKAQPGLYFIGEVVDVTGHLGGFNFQWAWSSGYAAGQHV
- a CDS encoding GIY-YIG nuclease family protein: MDWVVYILKCGDGSLYTGITNDFPARVAAHEAGTAAKYTKGRGPFALVYQELCEDRSAASKREMQVKKLSRAEKLQLCGL
- a CDS encoding SlyX family protein, producing the protein MNNTALNKVEETLAHQEQQINDLSDMVITQGRDIEALKKQIRKLQDKISSSAEDNNNEKPLSATEYAARNKPPHY
- a CDS encoding ATP-binding cassette domain-containing protein, coding for MPPPLLLSVKDALVRYSETPVFENLSFNIHQGSRIALVGKNGAGKTTLMNIITGRQDLDDGERWEDVGVSIGYLHQDIIPQDGQNVFDFIFTDMKAEEKELHTYKVDIITEALHLDPQSQMTRLSGGQLRRAGLARALVEEPDILLLDEPTNHLDLEAIEWLETYLKAYRGTLMCISHDRTFLANITNQVFWLDRGQLKISPRGFKYFDEWSTALFEQEERELKNRKQSVGMEVEWASRGVKARRKRNIRRLEQMREMRDQLKADEAAYRRATAKINLKPLKDTETNSKIVAEFYNVCKSFEEDSKHIKILDKFSLRIQRGDRIGILGKNGSGKTTFLKLLLGELQPDQGRVKTRKELEFSYFDQKRSDLDPTDTLKKTLSPSGGDYIDVMGKQRHVCGYLKDFMFDPSRAQDKVSQLSGGQKNRLMLAKILASPKTCLILDEPTNDLDMDTLDMLEEILSQYKGTLIVVSHDRDFLDQTVTKILTFKGDGKIERCIGGYSDYLAQHNASVFPKPEKKNAAQKPPQEKPVEAEKPKLPVKRQRLTYKLERELKQLPAKIEKAEKEIADLSERLADADFYKRDPDGFHNATKALSEEQARLERYETRWLELEEMKESPHEQHRPQ
- a CDS encoding molecular chaperone, encoding MSLKTKKTPPRNATMLQKSVWIVGICLILGFSVFMLTSQPAYAVRVSLKRVVFDESKRSEILTIINTTAEPQTYRLGWRRYRMSGGKGLSVIKEGEDDSDILWADDMIRFAPRRVTIPPGGSQQIRLLLRRPANIQQAEYRSHLWIVSESKPAKFDAEPGNKKAMRLAVQPAISLPVFVRHGDLKVETSISNAQLKRSDKGLNVAFTLDRTGNRSIYGDFDFTCTNQGEELILHQVRGIAVYTETNMRNLDFDIPLSENTAANCSSIKITYRADPNDADFAGKTLAEATATLQ
- a CDS encoding DUF4402 domain-containing protein → MRKDSQKPVPNSLKKLATGSLVTLSMFSALALRSVIASTATLPIIVRLVRAIEVTVATSLDFGTLAMDPEAAGRAAINPSLNRLILDDGNSLSLAGGTPKVGRLRIKGSAFPVSISIEDTAVHLTNGLTNVTVNNFNFVSADGGTRVTITPQAGQVSFTVPVGATLHTKPGQSEGTYVGTTRIFANFQ
- a CDS encoding DUF4402 domain-containing protein, with product MKNSIRKVALSSATVIAAGALGSAANAATASVAIQAIVLDPVQITANNSLNFGSVTESGAGGTIIVDNGGFNSVTGGVTSIGGTIQPGTFTLKGSTGRNIQVDVANVATISSGVNTMTVNALVLYNPAGTITGDPITVTLGAATVAGFELGGTLNVGAGQAAGTYTGNVAVTAAYN
- a CDS encoding tetratricopeptide repeat protein, producing MEQKAISLEEASTLAVQHMKRKNYRVAEMVLQDILSSVPGHGDSLYLLGLARYYMGNLDGAIEQIEKAVEDEEAYAEWWCNYGIMLTECARYDEAIKAFDKAIATDADYCESYWNQSHAYWLAGEYEKAEKTARKGVDLKPDSAEAWLNMGTAVVRLGRLEEAVECWEKALEIQPDFVFAWNNLGNVLRELGRLEEAADKCRKALEIQPDYPQAQNNLANALMDLGDLQESEQLYRQAVTGKPDYAQAHNNLAINLIKQCRFAEAIQQARVALSYQKDYFEALLSLSTACRAVGQLEEAEKAVHRATLINPESAEVRIDLADLLYMQDRYGDAEIELERARRLAPDTPRLYLKLADVLQRGNKVEEALQAVDKAAQLNPEMPEAFLKKGMICHISNRIEEAKENFDKTLEMNPKAAGAFLAMAELSLSLGEKEQAYDYVCRAQELAPDLPALFLTISKTKKFTEDDEDFQKMVKLEQSARNFGIDQASALNFALFSAYEDIGDGDKAFEHLQKGNQLKRQLIPYDPAQQEASFKALQEVYSSENLKAMEGKGFETELPVFIVGMPRSGTTLTEQIISSHADVFGAGELMEIGTLDMEFGFLSAENALRQGQRYIEQVKARDPSGKAKRITDKMPGNFSHLGKIVSILPQAKIIHTRRNPIDTCLSCYKQNFAMGQYWSYDLEELARYYNNYLELMAYWREVLPERFIEIDYEETVSEFEPQARALIDYIGLPWDDACLAPHKQKRAVLTASKQQVTKPIYTSSVKSWKKYEKQLAPLIEGLASGPAKDLLDL